The Corynebacterium renale genome includes a region encoding these proteins:
- a CDS encoding phage antirepressor KilAC domain-containing protein translates to MFEEVLPSIRKHGGYLTPSKLEDVLLNPDTLIQLAQNLKAEQEKSKALAAKIERDRPKTVFADAVATSSSTILVGDLAKILRGNGVDIGANRLFAWLRDNKFLISRRGQDWNMPTQRSMDLGLFQIKETAVTHADGHVTVSKTPKVTGKGQRYFIDKFLGQESSYDGQLELTHT, encoded by the coding sequence GTGTTCGAGGAAGTGCTGCCGTCGATACGCAAGCACGGCGGCTACCTGACCCCGTCGAAGCTTGAGGACGTGCTGCTGAATCCGGACACGTTGATTCAGTTGGCGCAGAATCTCAAGGCGGAGCAGGAGAAGTCCAAGGCGTTGGCCGCCAAGATTGAGCGTGACCGTCCTAAGACTGTGTTTGCGGACGCGGTGGCCACGTCGTCAAGCACAATCCTGGTTGGTGATTTGGCGAAGATTCTGCGTGGCAATGGCGTTGATATCGGAGCTAACCGGCTCTTTGCCTGGCTTCGCGATAACAAGTTCTTGATCTCAAGGCGTGGCCAAGACTGGAATATGCCCACGCAACGGTCGATGGACCTTGGCCTGTTCCAGATCAAGGAGACCGCCGTGACTCACGCTGATGGTCATGTGACGGTGTCGAAGACACCGAAGGTGACAGGCAAGGGGCAGCGGTACTTCATCGATAAGTTCCTTGGGCAGGAATCAAGCTATGATGGCCAACTAGAACTAACGCATACGTAG
- a CDS encoding terminase TerL endonuclease subunit: MEWLNNPPNNTSICLGFDGSEVNDFTALRAETSDGFQFTPRYGPDKRPTIWNPAQWGGRIPRGEVMAAVDEIFDRYNVERMYCDPQDWRSEIGDWALAHGSETVFEWPTNSIRRMCAALSRFEIDLSTGRIRHDGCPLTAMAVANAKRVAKPGQQYILGKPTDHQKIDAAMASVVAHEAAMDAHAAGWASTQQSAVIVFGRRRR, encoded by the coding sequence ATGGAATGGCTGAACAATCCGCCGAATAACACCAGCATCTGCCTAGGCTTTGACGGCTCCGAAGTCAACGACTTCACCGCTCTGCGAGCAGAAACCTCCGACGGCTTCCAATTCACCCCACGCTACGGCCCCGACAAACGCCCCACCATCTGGAACCCCGCCCAATGGGGCGGACGTATCCCCCGCGGCGAGGTCATGGCAGCAGTCGATGAAATCTTCGACCGCTACAACGTCGAGCGCATGTACTGCGACCCACAAGACTGGCGCTCCGAGATAGGCGACTGGGCACTAGCCCACGGCAGTGAAACAGTCTTTGAATGGCCCACCAACTCCATCAGACGCATGTGCGCAGCCCTCTCTCGCTTCGAGATTGACCTATCGACAGGCCGGATCCGACACGACGGCTGCCCACTAACCGCAATGGCCGTAGCCAACGCCAAACGCGTGGCCAAACCAGGCCAACAGTACATCCTGGGAAAACCCACAGACCACCAAAAAATAGATGCCGCAATGGCCTCCGTAGTCGCCCACGAAGCAGCCATGGACGCCCACGCAGCAGGCTGGGCAAGCACCCAACAATCAGCAGTCATCGTATTCGGACGCCGAAGGAGGTAA
- a CDS encoding tyrosine-type recombinase/integrase — protein sequence MGHVRDLWTKPNPDKTSRKKRIKSARWGKGKRWLAVWEEHGKPVSKAFATEDAAEAYVATARVGQDHGTWITKDKRDITLGDLWEPWIESKASRAPKTIASYKSAWAHVAPVFGDTPICELDGPTITTWIDTLHTRRVGQTSSQPLGSGQKRKVGIVINAILKLAVKQSIIYRNPLESGDLVRQEKGRRRALRVGEIDRLLAAAPTEEAELLVRVLLMTAMRPGEAKGLTVDDLDYRRGRLTIRRSVDALGHPGPTKNKLHRDVPVGGDLLLDLEDACVGKNPDDLLLPDEHGHVWTDARWRRVWRHMCEIAGLEGIDTYTLKHTGVTMAIAAGADVYVVQRMCGHADASTTLNVYGHLWDEGLDAIPDAMDAHLAAERDRETRRAARRSQRTARRGGMRAVPEAI from the coding sequence ATGGGACACGTACGCGACCTGTGGACCAAACCCAACCCAGATAAAACCAGCCGCAAGAAGCGCATCAAATCCGCTCGCTGGGGCAAAGGCAAACGCTGGCTAGCCGTCTGGGAAGAACACGGTAAACCCGTCTCCAAAGCCTTCGCAACCGAAGACGCCGCCGAAGCCTACGTGGCCACCGCCCGCGTCGGCCAAGACCACGGCACCTGGATTACCAAGGATAAGCGCGACATCACCCTTGGTGACCTCTGGGAACCATGGATCGAATCGAAAGCCAGCCGCGCACCCAAAACCATCGCCTCCTACAAGTCAGCGTGGGCGCATGTTGCCCCCGTCTTCGGTGACACACCTATCTGCGAACTCGACGGGCCGACAATCACCACCTGGATCGACACCCTCCACACCAGACGCGTCGGACAAACCTCAAGCCAACCACTAGGCAGTGGCCAAAAACGTAAAGTTGGCATCGTTATCAACGCCATCCTGAAGCTCGCAGTCAAGCAATCCATCATCTACCGCAACCCACTGGAATCCGGTGACCTTGTCCGCCAAGAGAAAGGACGTCGTCGGGCGCTGCGCGTGGGCGAGATCGACCGCTTGCTTGCTGCCGCACCCACCGAAGAAGCAGAACTCCTTGTCCGGGTCCTGCTCATGACGGCCATGCGCCCCGGTGAAGCCAAAGGCTTAACTGTCGATGACCTGGACTACCGGCGAGGACGACTGACCATTCGCCGCTCTGTTGACGCACTCGGGCACCCTGGACCCACCAAGAACAAACTCCACCGCGACGTGCCCGTCGGCGGGGACCTACTCCTGGACCTCGAAGACGCCTGCGTCGGTAAAAACCCCGACGATCTACTCCTGCCCGACGAGCATGGCCACGTGTGGACAGACGCCAGATGGCGGCGCGTCTGGCGCCACATGTGCGAGATTGCTGGCCTCGAGGGCATTGACACCTACACCCTGAAACACACCGGGGTGACCATGGCCATCGCCGCAGGGGCAGACGTTTACGTGGTCCAGCGCATGTGTGGCCACGCAGACGCCTCGACCACACTGAACGTGTACGGCCACCTCTGGGACGAAGGGTTAGACGCTATCCCGGATGCGATGGACGCGCACCTGGCCGCCGAGCGCGACCGAGAGACCCGGCGCGCTGCGCGTCGTTCGCAGAGGACTGCGCGGCGGGGTGGCATGCGGGCGGTGCCGGAGGCGATTTAG
- a CDS encoding virulence RhuM family protein codes for MSTPDQIAIYTTEDGKAHVRLQLKDGTAWLSQKQMSDLFNVGVSSISKHLKSIYEDGELLREATISKMENVALEQGRSVRRNIEHYNLDAILAVGYREAEDARVNAKDMAELAREVKALKAGDNGT; via the coding sequence ATGAGCACACCGGACCAGATCGCCATCTACACCACCGAGGACGGCAAGGCGCACGTTCGTCTTCAGCTTAAAGACGGCACCGCGTGGCTTAGCCAGAAGCAAATGTCCGACCTGTTCAATGTCGGTGTTTCTTCAATCAGCAAGCACTTAAAGTCCATCTATGAAGATGGGGAACTTTTACGCGAAGCAACTATTTCCAAAATGGAAAATGTTGCCCTTGAACAGGGGCGTTCGGTACGCCGCAACATCGAGCACTACAACCTGGATGCCATCCTTGCGGTTGGTTACCGTGAGGCCGAAGACGCCCGCGTCAATGCGAAAGACATGGCTGAACTTGCCCGCGAGGTCAAAGCACTCAAGGCAGGCGACAATGGCACATAA
- a CDS encoding helix-turn-helix domain-containing protein, giving the protein MNHNTTFLTVKEFSARSGYSEQFVRRLVRRGEIRSGRRRGATPRKGLKILIPEQELDRFCRMDPAA; this is encoded by the coding sequence ATGAATCACAATACCACCTTCTTAACCGTCAAGGAATTCTCCGCCAGATCCGGCTACAGCGAACAATTCGTCCGCCGCCTCGTACGCCGCGGCGAAATCCGCTCAGGACGACGCCGCGGTGCTACACCGCGCAAAGGCTTGAAGATTCTCATCCCAGAACAAGAGCTTGACCGGTTCTGCCGCATGGATCCCGCCGCATGA
- a CDS encoding XRE family transcriptional regulator, with product MQRKDFGEWLASLPGAPTPSLAAKAAKLNHSSLLNHVNRRYTTAENAIAIARAYGVAPADALVEMGFLNADEVGASESLAVREALKRADWEDIFAEITARVNASEMFEGTFELSLDTPVEIPEPADLAAKRKAKEAGATVHKGENWRENEKPERAHVADTTPPEPGPGDDGYHDGP from the coding sequence ATGCAAAGAAAAGACTTTGGAGAATGGCTTGCGTCGCTACCCGGCGCGCCGACGCCATCGCTTGCGGCTAAAGCTGCGAAGCTCAATCACTCCAGCCTGCTGAACCATGTAAACCGCCGCTATACGACGGCGGAGAATGCGATTGCGATTGCTCGGGCGTATGGGGTCGCGCCGGCGGATGCGCTCGTCGAGATGGGCTTCCTGAATGCTGACGAGGTTGGCGCCAGTGAGTCGCTTGCGGTGCGTGAGGCGTTAAAGCGTGCGGACTGGGAGGACATTTTCGCGGAGATCACCGCGCGGGTGAATGCGTCGGAGATGTTTGAGGGCACCTTTGAGCTGTCGCTGGATACGCCGGTGGAGATTCCGGAGCCTGCAGACCTGGCGGCGAAGCGTAAGGCGAAGGAAGCCGGCGCGACTGTCCACAAGGGTGAGAATTGGCGGGAGAATGAGAAGCCGGAGCGTGCGCACGTGGCTGACACCACCCCGCCGGAGCCCGGGCCAGGGGATGATGGCTACCACGACGGGCCGTAA
- a CDS encoding ImmA/IrrE family metallo-endopeptidase: protein MAHNYYSLLDLASGMGVFVDFDDMGWLPKGHKGGWFPEFELILLAQNLNHVEQLCTLAHELGHAHHGHVPGAQGWWSARQEQQADQFAVELLISPGEYALAENLYGPAASAIAHELGVTIHVITTWRHIMNDRLYT from the coding sequence ATGGCACATAATTACTACTCTTTGCTTGATTTAGCCTCAGGCATGGGAGTGTTTGTCGACTTCGACGATATGGGCTGGTTACCAAAAGGACACAAAGGAGGGTGGTTCCCCGAATTCGAACTAATCTTGCTCGCACAGAACCTCAACCACGTCGAACAGCTATGCACTCTTGCTCACGAATTAGGCCATGCGCACCACGGACATGTACCCGGCGCGCAAGGGTGGTGGTCTGCACGCCAGGAGCAGCAGGCTGACCAGTTCGCGGTGGAGTTGCTCATCAGCCCGGGCGAGTATGCCCTTGCTGAGAATCTTTATGGCCCAGCGGCATCCGCTATTGCACACGAGCTCGGGGTCACAATCCATGTCATTACGACTTGGCGGCACATCATGAACGACCGATTGTACACCTGA
- a CDS encoding ImmA/IrrE family metallo-endopeptidase: MLAWQSARNEARAIRDAVPVSKHGLGSLTEIANMLGAEVWVGNLDPDISGFVVKEANKSPEIFINASDTPQRQRFTLAHEIGHLVDRMKLAEDDDYSFIDHRSSKHYDLHEFYADEFAGELLMPADQFHEIITKGEYAAAAEFGVSLPAVRKRHSRLKKNP; encoded by the coding sequence ATGTTGGCGTGGCAATCGGCACGAAACGAAGCTCGCGCAATACGCGACGCTGTACCTGTAAGTAAGCACGGGCTGGGTAGTCTCACAGAGATAGCAAACATGCTCGGCGCCGAGGTATGGGTGGGCAACCTCGACCCGGACATCTCCGGTTTCGTGGTCAAAGAAGCAAACAAGTCCCCCGAAATCTTTATTAACGCGTCGGACACCCCTCAGCGGCAACGCTTCACGCTTGCACATGAAATTGGGCACCTCGTAGACCGAATGAAACTTGCTGAAGATGATGATTACTCTTTCATCGACCACAGGTCGTCAAAACATTATGATCTCCACGAGTTTTACGCAGATGAGTTCGCAGGAGAACTGCTCATGCCTGCTGATCAATTCCATGAGATCATTACGAAAGGCGAGTATGCTGCTGCCGCAGAATTCGGGGTATCACTGCCCGCAGTGCGCAAGAGGCACTCACGTTTAAAGAAGAACCCATAG
- a CDS encoding phage portal protein, whose protein sequence is MLTDDEQRLLEQLFRKIQHAKPADRENERYYRGIQDIGNLGISVPPDVQPFAFPLNWCRTYASVLSERMEVRMILRSGETSEDAELREDWESNDLDASLPLLIRDFIVLGRCALSVAADPDGGRPRIRIESPKNLATIVDPLTRNTTAALRIYRAETGHAEHMTLYLPNETVLISRRVGKWEATERIEHGLGRVPIVMAFNQDTSDDVWAGETQFSDLKPLVNMAGRVMLQLQMAMETVSTPQKIALGVARTDFQDEFGNPVDDWDTYLGSVWAISTKGADVKQLPGADLAGFHKTITMLAEQAATVTGLPVRMMGQNTANPAAEGSIRADESRLVKQVERIGRSIGAALGWSLGVAERIRRHTWESDGKISILWHDPGTPTEAQRADALSKKTGGKPVLSVRGALLELGFTQARIDKELQWLAQEEMGLAEALPRIQRDITGAQSTDVT, encoded by the coding sequence GTGCTCACAGACGACGAACAACGGCTCCTGGAGCAACTCTTCCGCAAAATCCAACACGCCAAACCCGCAGACCGGGAAAACGAACGCTACTACCGAGGAATCCAAGACATTGGAAACCTCGGTATTTCTGTCCCGCCCGACGTCCAACCCTTCGCATTCCCCCTGAACTGGTGCCGCACTTACGCCTCCGTGCTCTCCGAACGCATGGAAGTCCGCATGATCCTCCGCTCTGGAGAAACCAGCGAAGACGCCGAACTCCGCGAAGACTGGGAAAGCAACGACCTCGACGCCTCACTACCCTTACTCATCCGAGACTTCATCGTCCTCGGACGCTGCGCACTCTCCGTCGCAGCAGACCCCGACGGCGGACGCCCCCGCATCCGCATCGAATCCCCCAAAAACCTCGCCACCATCGTCGACCCTCTAACCCGAAACACAACCGCAGCACTGCGCATCTACCGCGCAGAAACCGGCCACGCAGAACACATGACCCTCTACCTGCCCAACGAAACCGTCCTGATTTCGCGCCGGGTAGGTAAGTGGGAGGCCACTGAGCGCATCGAGCATGGTTTAGGTCGTGTGCCGATTGTCATGGCGTTTAACCAAGACACCTCTGATGATGTGTGGGCCGGTGAAACACAGTTCTCTGACCTCAAACCGTTGGTGAATATGGCAGGCCGTGTCATGCTGCAGTTACAGATGGCCATGGAAACGGTCTCCACGCCGCAGAAGATTGCTCTTGGTGTGGCTCGTACGGATTTCCAGGACGAGTTCGGTAACCCGGTTGATGACTGGGACACCTACCTGGGGTCAGTCTGGGCTATCTCTACCAAGGGCGCTGACGTCAAACAGCTACCAGGAGCGGACCTGGCAGGCTTCCACAAAACAATCACGATGCTGGCCGAGCAGGCAGCCACGGTGACGGGTCTTCCGGTGCGCATGATGGGCCAAAACACGGCCAATCCTGCTGCCGAGGGCTCTATCCGCGCTGACGAGTCCCGCCTGGTCAAACAGGTTGAGCGCATAGGCCGTTCCATCGGTGCAGCCCTGGGGTGGTCGCTTGGGGTGGCTGAGCGTATTCGGCGCCATACCTGGGAATCTGACGGCAAGATCTCCATTTTGTGGCACGACCCAGGAACCCCAACGGAAGCACAGCGTGCGGACGCGCTCTCGAAGAAGACTGGCGGTAAGCCAGTGCTCTCGGTCCGTGGCGCGCTGCTCGAGCTTGGGTTTACCCAGGCACGTATTGATAAAGAACTCCAGTGGCTGGCACAGGAAGAAATGGGGCTCGCCGAGGCACTGCCGCGGATCCAACGCGATATCACAGGCGCACAGTCGACCGACGTGACCTAA
- a CDS encoding OPT family oligopeptide transporter has translation MSSPTTTKASPIRELTLRAIILGGVITLVFTAANVYLGLKVGLTFATSIPAAVISMAILRKFAGHTIMENNIVQTIASAAGTLSAIIFVLPGLVMVGWWAGFPYWTTLAICLVGGVLGVMYSIPLRRALVTGSDLPYPEGVAAAEVLKVGDEQGSAEENKAGLRVIVAGAAASAGYALLSALKATASSVSSAFKIGTGGSVVGASLSVALIGVGHLVGVTVGIAMLVGVSISHGVLLPIFSQDKVGADVAGDVSAVFSAEVRFVGAGTMAVAAVWTLLKIIGPIFKGMRESFRSSQSRHSGVQVPLTDRDIPFPIVLTVIIGSMIPIGFMLWKFVHNSEIHHHATSLVLVSVLFTLLIGLLVAAVCGYMAGLIGASNSPISGVGIITVLAAALMIKAVTGDESDTNPTALVAYTLFTAAIIFGISTISNDNLQDLKTGQLVGATPWKQQVALVIGVFFGSLIIPPIMQLMLTAFGFQGMDGAGPDALAAPQAALMSSVTQGIFGDSLDWSKIGLGAIIGVVVIIIDEVLGRVSGGRYHLPPLAVGMGLYLPAGLNIMIAIGGFLGLFYNKWAARQQNPETTKRMGTLMATGLIVGESLFGVLNAGLIAAAGGDEPLAVFGENFPANAVGIVVFVLLIGFVYRWVRTQAKTV, from the coding sequence ATGTCTTCACCTACGACGACCAAGGCTAGCCCCATCCGTGAGCTAACCCTGCGCGCCATCATCCTCGGCGGAGTGATCACGCTCGTGTTCACCGCCGCCAACGTGTACCTGGGGCTCAAGGTGGGCCTCACGTTCGCCACATCCATCCCTGCCGCCGTGATCTCCATGGCGATCCTGCGCAAGTTCGCAGGCCACACCATCATGGAGAACAACATCGTGCAGACGATCGCTTCGGCCGCGGGTACGCTGTCGGCGATTATCTTCGTCCTCCCCGGCCTGGTGATGGTCGGCTGGTGGGCTGGCTTCCCGTATTGGACCACCCTGGCGATCTGCCTCGTCGGCGGTGTGCTGGGCGTCATGTATTCCATCCCGCTGCGCCGCGCCCTGGTCACCGGTTCTGATCTGCCGTACCCGGAGGGTGTGGCAGCAGCTGAGGTGCTCAAGGTTGGCGACGAGCAGGGTTCCGCCGAGGAAAACAAGGCGGGTCTGCGTGTCATTGTGGCTGGCGCGGCCGCGTCGGCGGGCTACGCTCTGCTGTCCGCGCTGAAGGCTACGGCCTCGTCGGTGTCGAGTGCGTTCAAGATCGGGACCGGCGGTTCGGTCGTCGGCGCGAGCTTGTCCGTGGCGCTTATTGGTGTGGGCCACCTGGTTGGCGTGACCGTGGGTATCGCGATGCTGGTGGGCGTGTCAATCTCCCACGGCGTGCTGCTGCCGATCTTCTCGCAGGACAAGGTCGGCGCGGATGTCGCCGGCGACGTCTCGGCCGTGTTCTCTGCGGAGGTACGTTTCGTGGGCGCTGGCACCATGGCCGTTGCTGCGGTGTGGACGCTGCTGAAGATTATTGGCCCAATTTTCAAGGGCATGCGTGAGTCGTTCCGGTCGTCGCAAAGCCGGCACAGTGGCGTTCAGGTGCCGCTGACGGATCGCGACATCCCCTTCCCCATCGTGCTCACTGTGATCATTGGTTCCATGATCCCGATCGGGTTCATGCTGTGGAAGTTCGTGCACAATTCTGAGATTCACCACCACGCGACCTCACTGGTGCTGGTCAGCGTGCTGTTTACCCTGCTCATCGGGCTGCTCGTGGCGGCGGTGTGCGGTTACATGGCGGGTCTGATTGGTGCGTCGAATAGCCCAATTTCCGGCGTTGGCATCATCACGGTGCTCGCGGCTGCGCTCATGATCAAGGCCGTCACTGGCGACGAATCCGACACCAACCCCACCGCCCTGGTGGCTTACACGCTGTTTACCGCGGCCATCATTTTTGGTATTTCCACAATCTCCAACGACAACCTGCAGGACCTGAAGACTGGTCAACTCGTCGGCGCGACGCCGTGGAAGCAGCAGGTCGCCCTGGTTATCGGTGTGTTCTTTGGCTCCCTGATCATCCCGCCGATTATGCAGCTCATGCTCACGGCCTTCGGTTTCCAGGGCATGGACGGTGCCGGCCCCGACGCGCTGGCCGCGCCGCAGGCTGCGTTGATGTCGTCGGTGACGCAGGGTATCTTCGGTGATTCCCTCGACTGGTCGAAGATCGGGCTCGGCGCGATTATCGGCGTTGTCGTCATCATCATCGACGAGGTGCTGGGCCGCGTCAGCGGTGGCCGCTACCACCTGCCGCCGCTGGCCGTGGGCATGGGCCTCTACCTGCCGGCTGGCCTGAACATCATGATCGCGATCGGCGGTTTCCTGGGCTTGTTCTACAACAAGTGGGCTGCCCGCCAGCAGAACCCGGAGACCACGAAGCGCATGGGCACGCTCATGGCGAC
- a CDS encoding adenylate/guanylate cyclase domain-containing protein — MNRLVRAVKWLLGTSWPLYAALVLGSNVAGAAAVMLFVRYLIPMEEARNFQSQIAYLPAIGIAYVTFAVIVGIVATLIMFRPVLDWQRDPDGHDQNMVRNLVLRLPIYQAIVCAVVWVIGIVIAGAVASTMSREFALVVVVATAMAMFLVVSITYLQAERLVRPVAAAALARRFEDATLEPPIKHRLNTTWVLTSAIPMGGVLLLLWGHESGIFTEDASDLLPAILWLLIAGLVTGFWATALAIMSVVDPIDELQDAINRVRRGDDRVQVDIYDGSELGVLQAGFNEMMRGLRERERVRDIFGRYVGTEVARRALEEKPTLGGEDRKVAVLFIDVVGSTTFAVENQPEEVVKQLNEFFSIVVDTVHRNKGIINKFQGDAALAVFGAPLSLSDANSMALQAARELRLALKNVKLEAGIGVCAGHVVAGHIGGADRFEYTVIGDAVNEASRLTDLAKDTPGGVLTNAATLRGANEAEQARWTLLKSIELRGRHKMTQLARPIRETMADQS; from the coding sequence ATGAATCGATTAGTGCGGGCGGTAAAATGGCTGCTCGGTACGTCGTGGCCGCTGTATGCGGCGCTCGTGCTGGGCTCCAACGTGGCAGGTGCCGCGGCTGTCATGCTGTTCGTGCGCTACCTCATCCCCATGGAGGAGGCCCGAAACTTCCAGTCTCAGATCGCGTACCTGCCGGCTATTGGTATCGCGTACGTCACTTTTGCCGTGATCGTGGGCATTGTGGCGACGTTGATCATGTTTAGGCCGGTGTTGGATTGGCAGCGTGATCCTGACGGCCATGACCAGAACATGGTGCGCAACCTGGTACTGCGGCTTCCTATCTATCAGGCCATCGTGTGCGCGGTGGTGTGGGTGATCGGGATCGTGATTGCGGGCGCGGTGGCGTCAACGATGTCACGCGAGTTTGCGCTGGTGGTCGTGGTTGCTACGGCGATGGCGATGTTCCTGGTTGTGTCGATTACGTACTTGCAGGCTGAGCGCCTGGTCCGTCCCGTGGCGGCCGCTGCGCTGGCGCGTCGTTTTGAGGACGCCACCCTAGAGCCGCCGATTAAGCACCGCTTGAACACCACGTGGGTTCTCACGTCTGCGATTCCGATGGGCGGTGTGCTCCTCCTACTGTGGGGCCACGAATCGGGCATCTTCACCGAGGACGCCTCCGACCTGTTGCCCGCCATCTTGTGGCTGTTGATCGCGGGCCTGGTGACCGGCTTCTGGGCGACGGCCCTGGCGATTATGAGCGTGGTCGACCCGATCGACGAACTGCAGGACGCGATCAACCGGGTACGCCGCGGCGACGACCGCGTCCAGGTCGACATCTACGATGGCTCGGAGCTCGGCGTCCTCCAGGCTGGTTTCAACGAAATGATGCGTGGCCTGCGCGAACGCGAGCGGGTGCGCGACATTTTCGGCCGCTACGTGGGCACGGAGGTCGCCCGCCGCGCGCTGGAAGAAAAGCCCACGCTCGGCGGCGAGGACCGCAAGGTCGCGGTGCTATTTATCGACGTCGTCGGATCCACCACCTTCGCCGTAGAAAATCAGCCCGAGGAAGTGGTCAAGCAGCTCAACGAGTTTTTCTCCATCGTCGTGGACACGGTGCACCGCAACAAGGGCATCATCAACAAGTTCCAGGGTGACGCCGCGCTGGCAGTCTTCGGCGCTCCCCTTTCGCTTTCCGACGCCAACTCGATGGCCCTCCAGGCCGCCCGAGAACTCCGCCTCGCCCTGAAGAACGTGAAGTTGGAGGCCGGCATTGGGGTGTGCGCCGGCCACGTCGTCGCCGGCCACATCGGTGGGGCCGACCGCTTCGAATACACGGTCATCGGCGACGCCGTCAACGAGGCCTCCCGGCTCACCGACCTGGCGAAAGACACCCCGGGCGGCGTGCTGACCAACGCCGCCACCCTCCGCGGAGCCAACGAGGCCGAGCAGGCGCGCTGGACGCTGTTGAAATCTATCGAGCTGCGCGGCCGGCATAAGATGACTCAACTGGCTCGCCCGATCCGCGAAACGATGGCCGACCAGAGCTAG
- a CDS encoding DNA polymerase III subunit delta': protein MTHSTEPTRSVAERLADTPAVAATILRAAAAARRRIAGHATDADAYALAHSWVITGAPGSGRSEAAVAFAAALECTDPDEIGCGRCDACRGVFEGAHTDVEFVRPQGLVIPVKYVTEVLLPAAHTLPTVGKWRVVIIDNADRLNKESANALLKTVEEPPARTIILFCAPSTDPLDFIVTLRSRCRHLYVPSPSAREVARILVAEEGASEQDAQLAAHASLRHIGRARRLVTSPEMQRRRAQVLNVAELIAHREQGFQAMGALVKSVDKEVDDTWAEADAAEVAALERSLGVGARGKGAQKAVRGAAGQVKDLEKEIKRRATRRRRDLLDLSLVDLAGLYRDALLLAIGSDVAPIHPDFAPLAAELAENVGETGLLACLDAIQICRQQISVNVNPTIATDALVGRLRMAYRVN, encoded by the coding sequence GTGACACACTCGACGGAACCCACACGCAGCGTCGCCGAACGGCTAGCTGACACCCCGGCGGTCGCCGCAACAATCCTCCGCGCCGCCGCAGCTGCTCGACGACGCATCGCCGGCCACGCCACCGACGCCGACGCTTATGCCCTGGCCCACTCCTGGGTCATCACGGGCGCGCCTGGTTCCGGGCGTTCCGAGGCGGCCGTCGCTTTCGCCGCCGCGCTGGAGTGCACGGACCCCGACGAGATCGGGTGTGGACGCTGCGACGCGTGCCGCGGCGTCTTCGAGGGCGCGCACACCGACGTCGAGTTCGTCCGCCCCCAAGGCCTGGTCATTCCCGTCAAATACGTGACTGAGGTCCTCCTCCCCGCCGCACACACGCTGCCGACGGTAGGTAAGTGGCGCGTGGTGATCATCGACAATGCCGACCGCCTTAATAAGGAGTCCGCCAACGCGCTGCTCAAGACGGTCGAAGAGCCGCCGGCGCGCACAATTATCCTGTTCTGCGCCCCGTCGACGGATCCGCTCGACTTCATCGTGACGCTACGTTCTAGGTGCCGGCACCTGTACGTGCCGTCGCCGTCGGCACGCGAAGTAGCCCGCATTCTCGTCGCAGAAGAAGGGGCGAGTGAGCAGGACGCCCAGCTGGCCGCGCACGCCTCCCTGCGGCACATCGGCCGGGCACGCCGGCTGGTGACCAGCCCGGAGATGCAACGCCGCCGCGCCCAGGTGCTCAATGTCGCCGAGCTGATTGCGCACCGCGAACAAGGCTTCCAGGCGATGGGGGCGCTGGTGAAATCCGTGGACAAGGAAGTCGACGACACCTGGGCGGAAGCCGACGCCGCCGAGGTCGCCGCCCTCGAACGCTCCCTCGGCGTGGGTGCGCGCGGCAAAGGCGCCCAAAAAGCGGTGCGCGGGGCGGCAGGGCAGGTCAAGGATCTGGAGAAGGAGATCAAGCGCCGCGCTACACGACGCCGCCGCGACCTCCTCGACCTCTCACTCGTCGACTTAGCCGGCCTCTACCGCGACGCATTACTGCTGGCCATCGGCTCCGACGTGGCACCCATCCACCCCGACTTCGCGCCGCTTGCCGCCGAACTCGCCGAGAACGTGGGAGAGACTGGACTGCTTGCCTGCCTCGACGCCATCCAAATCTGCCGCCAACAGATCAGCGTCAACGTGAACCCGACGATTGCTACCGACGCGCTCGTCGGACGGCTACGCATGGCGTATCGGGTGAACTAG